Part of the Georgenia sp. TF02-10 genome, CGACGTGCGTCGTGTTGCGGCGGCGCGCGAGGAGCTAGGCCCGGACGCGGACCTGATGCTCGACCTGGGTGCGAGCTACCTTCCCGAACCTCCCGACCTGCGCACAGTCGTGACTTTGGCCCGAGCGCTCGAGCCCTACTCCCCGTACTGGCTCGAGGACCCGCTGCCACGGACCGACGTCACAGGACATGCCCGGCTCCGCGGCGATATCGACATGCGGGTTGCCACGGGGGAGAACGAGCGAACCCCTGACCACGTGCAGCGGTTGCTCGACGCCGAGGCCGTGGATGTGATCCAGACCGATGCCGTGTACGTCGGCGGCATCTTGCGTCAGATGGAGCTGGCCGCCCTGGTGGAATCCGCCGGTGCCCGGCTCGCCCCGCACACCTGGTGCAGCGGGCCGGGCGTGATGGCTAACGCCACCGTCGTTGCATGCGCACCGGCCGGTCTCTACGTCGAGCTGCCACGCGTGCCGAACGCACTGCGCGAGCGCACTCTTGCGCAAGCCCTCCGGTTGACAGATGGCCGGATGCAGTTACCGGACCTCCCGGGTCTCGGCATCCAGCTCGACGACGAGCTGGCCACGTGGGCCTTCGATCCGGACGCGGGCCCCCGGCTGCACAACGCGCGGGACGCCTCGAGTGCCTCGCTCGGACCGGAGGCGGCGCGATGAGCGTCAAGGTGGCCGTGGTCGGCGCCGGGTGGTGGAGCGGCACGGTGCACCTGCCGGCGATTGTGGATCACCCCGACGCGGAGCTTGTCGCCGTGTGCGACGCCGACGGCGAGCGCGCCCGCACGGCCGCCGAGATGTTCGGCGCCGCCCGGTGGGTGACGGACGTGGCCGCTCTTCCTGGCCTGGGTGTGGACTGCGCCATCGTCGCTACACCTCATGACGCACACCATCAACCGACAGTGCAGTTGCTGGACGCAGGCGTCGACGTGCTGGTGGAGAAGCCGATGGCCATCCACCCTGCGGAAGCATGGGGCATGGTGGCTGCCGCCGAGCGCAGCGGTGCCAGACTGCACGTCGGCTACCCCTTCCTCCACTCGCACCAGGCGGCCGAGCTGCGCCGGGTTGTCCGCGACGGCGACATCGGAACACCCGTACTGCTGAACGCGCTGTTCGCGACCGCAGTCCAGGGCTTCTACCGCGGGGATCTCTCGGTACAGCGGCAGTCCGGTGCACCGTTCTCCTCGCGCGCGGAGACCTACGCCTCAGCCTCTCGCGGCGGTGGGCAGCTACTGACCCAGGCCACGCATGCCGTGGCGCTCGCGCTGTGGTGCTTGGAGGATGATGTGCGCACCGTCACCGGACTGACCGCCGTCGGCCCGGCCACCGAGGTCGACGTCGTCGACGCCCTGACCGCGCGCACAGCCTCTGGCACTCTGTTGACGGTCTCCAGCACGGGTACCGTGCATCACAACGACGAGCGGGTCGAGCGGTACAGCCTGTTTGGCACCGTGGGTCACGCCTTTCTCGACACGGCTGCCAATACCGTTGTGTTGCACCGTCCAGGTCGAGGCGGCCAGGTCCTGGCCGACGCCTCGCATGGACCCGCCAACGCGGTGCACGCGCCACTGGATGCCCTCCTGGCCGGGCGGTCCGGCGGAGTCGCTCCCGTCGTCGGTGGTGAGCTGGGCGCCCGGGTGGTGGAGACCCAGTGGGCGGCCCGTGAGTCCGCGGCCACCGGTGGTGCGGTCGGACCCGAAGACTGGGTCGAATCAACACAGGAGTGGCCGCGATGAGGATTACCGCGGTACGTGCTTACGTGCGAGCCGACCACGAGGACACACGCACCCCACCTCAGCCCGCCCCGCCGCTCGGCGCAGCGAGTGCCGCCACGCCGTGGCAGCAGCGGCCGATCGCCTCGCCACTTTCCGTCCATCCCGGGCACGAGGTGCGGACCATCGGAGGTCCCGCCTGGGCGGGCGACGTCGTCGTCGAGGTCGAATCGGATGAGGGCTCGTTCGGTATCGGGGTGAGTGTGGGTGGCCGCGCCGGCTGCTGGGTGGTCGAGGACCACCTCGCTCCCCTTCTCGTGGGCGAGCCGGTGGACGACATCACTCGCCTGTGGGACCTCATGTGGCGGGCTACGCAGTTCTACGGCCGCAAGGGGCTGGTGCTCCACGCCATCTCGGCGGTGGACCTCGCCCTGTGGGACCTGCTTGGACGGTCCCGCGGGGAGTCAGTGATGCGTCTCGTCGGTGGCCCGGTCCGCGACGAGGTGACCTTCTATGCCACCACTCCCGACGCAGGCGCAGCGCGCCGACTAGGGTTCATAGGCTGCAAACTGCCACTGCCGTATGGTCCGGCGGCGGGACGAGCCGGTTTCGATGCGAACGTCGGGCTCTTCGCAGAGGCGCGCGACGCAGTAGGGGACGACCTGTTCCTGGCCTACGACTGCTGGATGGCCCTTGACGTCGATACGGCCGTGCGGCTCGCCGACGCCCTGGCTCCCTACCGCCCCTCATGGCTGGAGGAGTGTCTGCTTCCCGACGATCTGGACGGGCTCCGCGCGCTGCGCAGCCAAGTCCGGCCGGAGATCATGCTGGCCGGGGGAGAGCACGAGGCGACGCGGTGGGGGTTCCGCGCCCTGGTGGACGCAGCCGGTCTGGGGATGCTGCAGCCTGACCCGACCTGGTGCGGCGGCCTTTCTGAACTGCTCCAGATTGCCGAGGTCGCACGGTCGGCGGACCTTCCCATCGTCTGCCACGGATCGGGACCCTACGGGTTGCACGCCAGCGCGGCTCTGGAGGGCATCCCGATGGCCGAGTGCATCATCGGCTCAGGCCGGGGTGACACCGTTACGCCATTCTTCGGCGACCTCTTCCTCAGCGAGCCGCTGCCGCACGACGGCACCCTGCAGGTCGACGAGCTCGATCGGCCCGGATTCGGTGTCGAGCTCAACCCGGCCGTCACGCTCGTGCGTCCCACCTGCGGCGACCAACCCCGAAAGGACCGATGATCCGGTGTCCCCCCGTACTCACCCGATCGAGGGTGTCATTCCGATCCTCGTCACACCCTTCCGCCCGGACGGCGCGATCGACCACGACGGTGTGCTCGCCGAGGTCGACCACCTGCTCGGTACGGGCATTACGTGGGTCGGGCTCGGCTTTGGCAGCGAGGTGGACACCATGTCCGAGCAGGAGGTCGGGGAGTTGACTGCGAGCGTCCGGGAGGCTCTCGGCGATCGCGGTTCCCTGATCGGGAACGTCGAGATGGCCGAGCACCACGCCGAAACCTGCCGACGGATTCAGGCCATGGTGCAGGCCGGGGCCGATGCCGTACTCCTGCGCCCCATCCGGTTGGACGACGCTTCTGAGGGCCGACAGTTCGAGATGATCTCCGCCGCAGCCCGGGACTGCACCATTGACGTCGTCGTGCAGGATGCCCCGCAGCACAACGGCGTCGATCTGACACCAGCGACCCTCGCGCGCCTGCTCACCGAGGTAGCCGGGGTGGCGGCCGTCAAGGTGGAGCCGGCGGCGGCTGCGGTCAAGATCGGGCAGGTACGCGCTGCGCTCGCGGGCGCTCCGGGCTCGATCATCGGCGGCCGCGGCGGCAGTGACCTGGTGCACGAGCTCCTGCGTGGCGGCACCGGGACGATGCCCGGAGCAGCCTTCCCGGAACTGTTCGGGCAGGTACTGGCTGGGGTCGCGTCTGGTGACGTCGAGGCCGCGCTGCAGAGCTGGGCTCGCCTGCTGCCTTTCGCCGCGGTGGGCAACCGTGACTTCACGACCTTCCTCTGGTTGAACAAGCACGTCCTGGTGCGGCAAGGCGTGCTCCAGCGCACCGATGTGCGCCACCACGGACCCGTGGATGCGGAGCTGCGTCGCGAGGTGGACCGCCTCCTCGACGTCTTCGGTGGAGGTGTGGCATGAGACGGCCCGCCCAGGTGAGCCCGGACCTGTTGCCTCGACGGGTGGTCGATGCCCACCACCACCTGTGGAACCTCGAGACCGGGCGCTACCCGTGGCTGCAGGGTCCCCGCCAGGACAAGGAGGACACAACCGGCATCGGGCCGTTCCAACACAACTACCTCCCGGCGGACCTGCTGGCCGACGTCGGGCCAGTCCCGCTGGTGTCCTCGGTCCACGTGGAAGCAGCGTGGGACGCAGACAGCGCGACCGAGGAGACCAGGTGGCTGGCAGCCGTAGCTCACCAGCACGGCTTCCCCCAGGCAATCGTCGCCGGCATACAGCTTGAACGACCCGACGCGGCGGACCTCCTGGAGCAACACCTGGCCGCGGCACCGGTTCGAGGGGTGCGCCAGATGCTCGACTGGGATCCTCGGCCCGGCGCGACGGTGCAGCCCCCGCGTCTGATGGAGGATCCTGCATGGCTGCACGGGCTCTCGCTCCTGGCACCGCGTGGTCTCTCCTTCGACCTGCAGGTCCTCCCACAGCAGCTTGCTCAGGCAGCGGACGTGGCGGCTCGCTTCCCCGAGACCGCGTTTGTGCTCAATCACGGTGGCTACCACGCGCAACGCGATGACGAGACAGAGCGGGCCTGGCGGGCGGGCATCGCCCGCCTCGCCCTGCTGCCGAACGTCACGGTGAAGTCCTCCGGATACGACGCGGTGGACCCCACCTGGGAACCCGCCGCATTCCGTGACTATCTCCGCGCACTCGTCGAGGAGTTCGGGCCGTCGCGCGTCATGTTCGCCAGCAACTTCCCCATCGACCGGCGAACGATCGGATACGCCGATCTCGTTGCCATGTGCGCCTGGGCGCTGGACGATCTCTCGGAGGATGAGCTGGACGCCTACTTCGCCCGGAATGCAGCCCGAACCTATCGAATCAGAGGTCTACAACAATGATCCCGGCTCCCCGCGGGGGCGGCACCGTCAAGTCGGCAGACCGTCTCATGTCGCTCTTCGAGTACCTGGCCAAGGTGAGGTCCGCCACGTTCGCGGACGTCGTGCGCGACCTTGAACTACCCAGTTCCTCGGCGTACGAGCTGCTGTCCACCGCCCTACGTCGGCGGTTCGTCGCGTTCAACGAAACCACGCGCGAGTACCGCCTTGGCATTCGGCTGTGGGAGCTCGCCCAGGCGAGCACGGGGGAAGTCCCGTTGGCCGAGCTAGCACAACCTCTGATGGAGCAGCTCACAGCACGGACCGAGGAGACGGTACAGCTGGCCCAGCTGGACGGTCTGGACAACATCTACCTGGCGATCAGTGAATCCCCGCACCCGATGAAGCTCGTGTCCTCGGTGGGCAGCCGGCTCCCCGCCCACACGACGGGACTGGGCAAGACACTGCTGGCCGGCCTCTCCGATGACGAGCTCCGCCGGCGGCTCGAGGGAGTTGCGCTCGAAGCGATGACCGACAACACGATCACCGACACCGAGGAGCTGCTCCGCGAGGTGCAGCGGATCCGACAGAACGGCTACGGCGAGGATCGCGAGGAGTATGTGATCGGCTGCCGGTGCATCGCCATCCCGGTGCGCGCTAAGGACGGCAGCACCCTGGCTGCCATGTCCGTCTCTGCGCCCACCCCACGACTCACGCCGAGGATCGAGCGCGCAATCCATGAGGAGCTCGCCCGGACGGTCACTGAGCTGCAGGAGGTGCTGAACGACCTCTGACCCGTGTTCGTACGTCGCGGCGCCGGTGGATCGGTACGCGCGACCGAGGCGGAGGCGGCCCCTCCGCCGATCTTCATGTTCACCTTCGCCGGACGTGTCGACGAAGGTCGTCACCCCCGCTGGCGAAGTACCGGGGGCAACTCAGCACCCAGACGGGAGTCAAATCATGCGTGCACTGGTCCTGGAGGACTTCGGACGGATCGCCGTGCAGGAGCGGGACGACCCGCATCGGCCCGAGCGCGGTGAGGTCGGCGTGCGCATCTCCTACACCGGCATCTGCGGGTCGGACATCCACGGATACACCGGCGACAACGGGCGCCGCGCCGCTGGACAGGTGATGGGCCACGAGACGGTGGGCCGCGTCTACGCCGTGGGCGAAGGTGTTTCCGACGTCGCCATAGGGCAGATCGTCACCTTCAACCCGCTCATCTCCTGCGGCCAATGCGAGGCCTGCCGCTCAGGCGTCGAGCAGCACTGCGCGGACAGCGTGGTCATCGGGGTACAGGCGCACACGATCGCCGCATTCGCGGAGAAGGTCGTCGTACCCGCCGCCAACGTCGTCGGGCTGGACCGGGTGTCCGATGAGCGGCACGGCGCGCTAGTGGAACCGTTGGCGGTCGCGCTGCATGCCGCCCGCCGTGCCGGTGTCAAGAAGGGCGACACCGTGCTCGTCACCGGTGGAGGACCGATCGGCCAGTCCGCGATCCTGGCGGCACAGCGGATGGGGGCCGCTCGAGTCGTGGCCACCGACATCTCCCGAGCGCGCCGGGAGCTTTGCCAGAAGCTCCACGCCGAGGTCATCGACCCCGCAGCAGCCCCCACCGCCGACCAGGTGCGGGCGCTCCTGGGTGGCCCGGTGGACGTAACTCTGGACGCCGTCGGTGTCTCCGCGACCCTGGCCGATGCCCTCAGCTCCACCCGCCTGGGTGGGACGGTCGGACTGGTCGGCATGGGATCGCCAGAGGTCACTCTCCCGGCGTATGCCATCAGCACACAGGAGCGAACGATCGTGGGCAGCTTCTGCTACGACGCGCAGACGTTCCGGGATGCCGGCGCCTGGGTCGGCGAAGGACACGGTGTCTTCGACGAGCTGATCAGCGACGTCGTCTCGCTCGGTGAGGCGGACGCCACCTTCGCGCACCTCGCCGGTGCCGCTGACGTCCCCGGCAAAGTCCTCGTCGAGCTGAAGCAGCCCTGATCGCCCTCGCCCCGGTGAAGTTCTACCCGTACGTCCACTAGCAAGGAGATCAACGTGGAGTTGCTCAGACTCGGCCCCGTGGGCCAGGAGAAGCCCGCTGTGCGCAGTGGCGGGACGATCTACGACCTGTCCTCGCTGACGGCGGACATCGACGGCACCTTCCTCGCCGCTGACGCCTCCGCCCGGGTCCGCGCGGCGCTCAAGGGAGGCGACCTCCCTGAGCTTGCCGGCGCCGACACCCTGCGCGTCGGCCCGCCGATCGCTCGATCCCAGGCGGTGTTGTGCATCGGCCAGAACTATGCCGCCCACGCGGCGGAGTCGGGGAGCGCACCGCCGGAGGTGCCGATCCTCTTCTTCAAGCACCCCAACACCGTCATCGGCGCGTTCGATGATGTCCGGATTCCGCCTGGCGCCGAGAAAGTCGACTGGGAGGTCGAGCTTGCCGTGGTCATCGGTAAGGAGGCCAGCTACTTGTCCTCGCCGGAAGAGTCCTTCGCACACATCGCCGGCCTGGCGGTGAGTAATGACGTCTCCGAGCGCGCTTACCAGCTGGACCACTCTGGCGGCCAGTGGTCCAAGGGGAAATGCTGCGCCACCTTCAACCCACTCGGGCCGGCGCTGGTACCCCTAGAGGACGTCACCGACATCCACGACCTGCGTCTGTGGTCCACGGTCAACGGAGAACCGCGCCAGAACTCCACCACGGCCGACATGATTTTCGACGTCGCGTACCTGGTGTGGCACCTCTCCCAGTATCTCGTGCTCTCACCCGGCGACATCATCAACACCGGCACTCCGCAAGGTGTCGCCCTGTCCGGGAGGTTTCCCTACCTACAACCAGGGGACGAGATGGAGATTGGCATCGATGGTCTGGGCGCACAACGCCAAAAAGTGATAAGCGCTTGAGATCGTCCGCCAAGGCGCCCGAGTCCGCGACTGGCCGGTGATGAAGGACACCGCCGACGTCCTGGCCGAGTTCGACGTAGAGGACTTGTGAGTCATGGACGTGTCGTCCACGGGTTTGTGCAGGTTGCTCCCTAGTCTGATTGCGGGTTGACTAATCAGACTGGGAGGGTGGCATGGGCAAGGACTACTCGACGATGACCGTCCGCCAGCTTGAGGAGCGGAAGTCCCTCACGCTGGACCGGATCGCGCAGGTTCCCCAGTTCCGGCGCGGGTCGCTGCAGGTGGGCTACCGCAGGTGCGGCAAGCCGGGCTGCCGCTGCGCCCGTCCCGGGGAGCAGGGCCACGGCCCCCGCCGGCTGTGGACCCGGACCGCGAAGGGGTCGGGCGGCTCGCGCGGGCAGTACATCCCCATCGAGCAGGTCGACCAGGTCCGCGCCGAGCTGGACAGCTACACCCAGTTCGCCGGCCTGGTGGAGGACTACGTGGAGATCAACGAGGCGCTGTGCAGGGCCCGGGTGGGGCCACCGGCGGGCAGCA contains:
- a CDS encoding mandelate racemase/muconate lactonizing enzyme family protein; protein product: MVTTIESCELLLLSARYRPEEVWGWPGGVYRGWTSAFVRLTGADGTIGHGEIGDGLNTPDLVPPLLHRAAQMVVGLPAEPRAVLQALTRGAPGWGHGGLFSSVVAGIEMATFDLLGRSLGTPASVLLGGPVRTELPVYASGGLDPCPDAVRAEVRRHVSDGFRAVKIRIGYGTQTDVRRVAAAREELGPDADLMLDLGASYLPEPPDLRTVVTLARALEPYSPYWLEDPLPRTDVTGHARLRGDIDMRVATGENERTPDHVQRLLDAEAVDVIQTDAVYVGGILRQMELAALVESAGARLAPHTWCSGPGVMANATVVACAPAGLYVELPRVPNALRERTLAQALRLTDGRMQLPDLPGLGIQLDDELATWAFDPDAGPRLHNARDASSASLGPEAAR
- a CDS encoding Gfo/Idh/MocA family protein encodes the protein MSVKVAVVGAGWWSGTVHLPAIVDHPDAELVAVCDADGERARTAAEMFGAARWVTDVAALPGLGVDCAIVATPHDAHHQPTVQLLDAGVDVLVEKPMAIHPAEAWGMVAAAERSGARLHVGYPFLHSHQAAELRRVVRDGDIGTPVLLNALFATAVQGFYRGDLSVQRQSGAPFSSRAETYASASRGGGQLLTQATHAVALALWCLEDDVRTVTGLTAVGPATEVDVVDALTARTASGTLLTVSSTGTVHHNDERVERYSLFGTVGHAFLDTAANTVVLHRPGRGGQVLADASHGPANAVHAPLDALLAGRSGGVAPVVGGELGARVVETQWAARESAATGGAVGPEDWVESTQEWPR
- the rhmD gene encoding L-rhamnonate dehydratase, translated to MRITAVRAYVRADHEDTRTPPQPAPPLGAASAATPWQQRPIASPLSVHPGHEVRTIGGPAWAGDVVVEVESDEGSFGIGVSVGGRAGCWVVEDHLAPLLVGEPVDDITRLWDLMWRATQFYGRKGLVLHAISAVDLALWDLLGRSRGESVMRLVGGPVRDEVTFYATTPDAGAARRLGFIGCKLPLPYGPAAGRAGFDANVGLFAEARDAVGDDLFLAYDCWMALDVDTAVRLADALAPYRPSWLEECLLPDDLDGLRALRSQVRPEIMLAGGEHEATRWGFRALVDAAGLGMLQPDPTWCGGLSELLQIAEVARSADLPIVCHGSGPYGLHASAALEGIPMAECIIGSGRGDTVTPFFGDLFLSEPLPHDGTLQVDELDRPGFGVELNPAVTLVRPTCGDQPRKDR
- a CDS encoding dihydrodipicolinate synthase family protein — translated: MSPRTHPIEGVIPILVTPFRPDGAIDHDGVLAEVDHLLGTGITWVGLGFGSEVDTMSEQEVGELTASVREALGDRGSLIGNVEMAEHHAETCRRIQAMVQAGADAVLLRPIRLDDASEGRQFEMISAAARDCTIDVVVQDAPQHNGVDLTPATLARLLTEVAGVAAVKVEPAAAAVKIGQVRAALAGAPGSIIGGRGGSDLVHELLRGGTGTMPGAAFPELFGQVLAGVASGDVEAALQSWARLLPFAAVGNRDFTTFLWLNKHVLVRQGVLQRTDVRHHGPVDAELRREVDRLLDVFGGGVA
- a CDS encoding amidohydrolase, which translates into the protein MRRPAQVSPDLLPRRVVDAHHHLWNLETGRYPWLQGPRQDKEDTTGIGPFQHNYLPADLLADVGPVPLVSSVHVEAAWDADSATEETRWLAAVAHQHGFPQAIVAGIQLERPDAADLLEQHLAAAPVRGVRQMLDWDPRPGATVQPPRLMEDPAWLHGLSLLAPRGLSFDLQVLPQQLAQAADVAARFPETAFVLNHGGYHAQRDDETERAWRAGIARLALLPNVTVKSSGYDAVDPTWEPAAFRDYLRALVEEFGPSRVMFASNFPIDRRTIGYADLVAMCAWALDDLSEDELDAYFARNAARTYRIRGLQQ
- a CDS encoding IclR family transcriptional regulator, producing the protein MIPAPRGGGTVKSADRLMSLFEYLAKVRSATFADVVRDLELPSSSAYELLSTALRRRFVAFNETTREYRLGIRLWELAQASTGEVPLAELAQPLMEQLTARTEETVQLAQLDGLDNIYLAISESPHPMKLVSSVGSRLPAHTTGLGKTLLAGLSDDELRRRLEGVALEAMTDNTITDTEELLREVQRIRQNGYGEDREEYVIGCRCIAIPVRAKDGSTLAAMSVSAPTPRLTPRIERAIHEELARTVTELQEVLNDL
- a CDS encoding zinc-binding dehydrogenase, encoding MQERDDPHRPERGEVGVRISYTGICGSDIHGYTGDNGRRAAGQVMGHETVGRVYAVGEGVSDVAIGQIVTFNPLISCGQCEACRSGVEQHCADSVVIGVQAHTIAAFAEKVVVPAANVVGLDRVSDERHGALVEPLAVALHAARRAGVKKGDTVLVTGGGPIGQSAILAAQRMGAARVVATDISRARRELCQKLHAEVIDPAAAPTADQVRALLGGPVDVTLDAVGVSATLADALSSTRLGGTVGLVGMGSPEVTLPAYAISTQERTIVGSFCYDAQTFRDAGAWVGEGHGVFDELISDVVSLGEADATFAHLAGAADVPGKVLVELKQP
- a CDS encoding fumarylacetoacetate hydrolase family protein; its protein translation is MELLRLGPVGQEKPAVRSGGTIYDLSSLTADIDGTFLAADASARVRAALKGGDLPELAGADTLRVGPPIARSQAVLCIGQNYAAHAAESGSAPPEVPILFFKHPNTVIGAFDDVRIPPGAEKVDWEVELAVVIGKEASYLSSPEESFAHIAGLAVSNDVSERAYQLDHSGGQWSKGKCCATFNPLGPALVPLEDVTDIHDLRLWSTVNGEPRQNSTTADMIFDVAYLVWHLSQYLVLSPGDIINTGTPQGVALSGRFPYLQPGDEMEIGIDGLGAQRQKVISA
- a CDS encoding DUF6788 family protein, with product MGKDYSTMTVRQLEERKSLTLDRIAQVPQFRRGSLQVGYRRCGKPGCRCARPGEQGHGPRRLWTRTAKGSGGSRGQYIPIEQVDQVRAELDSYTQFAGLVEDYVEINEALCRARVGPPAGSRKRAAPAGPDGEKEALPPAGRAGGRRAGGGRRRGPERAGRPGRRGRRARGPEPGAFRGRPGRSGTAGVLEAIERAAQSSPVRGDHNHVLWPTAASPTPQT